Proteins encoded by one window of Danaus plexippus chromosome Z, MEX_DaPlex, whole genome shotgun sequence:
- the LOC116777248 gene encoding GAS2-like protein pickled eggs encodes MASAGAVLLEARPFRPFKSSEEYLYAMKEDLAEWLTVLYPELRINADNFLDRLDTGVALCRHANAVRESARLILDAPAPESDDALTLAKALRSRPPVNMLPAAKAGTFFARDNLSNFIDWCRRALGILECLLFETDDLCLRKNEKHVVLCLLEVARKGAVLGMPAPLLVQMEKQIERELAGEELRPDDSALGLVPSGPQPQLVTNDLRSLDERVRDLVERCSCPTQFPMVRVSEGKYRIGDTRLLIFVRILRSHVMVRVGGGWDTLAHYLDKHDPCRCRAQHRTSLSARLARPKQDLAGATVTYERSDPSQTSQPCKDYKETKNYEPMSLQYSSKLYSDDPRAGHYQSNCKLDAPTSLPYLGAMDRAASPNRKILQRNNSPGRHSSSPDRRTKIVTTNHLVPTPHGVRNKSPRPLSPAPAAESASDNGSEVSDEGYRSLGVVAGSTQGSPSNKTANRYSLHSQNSMDDADFSERLDEDGCQIDKNERVDDYVSLNTGLRKTDFSDTFYGSRKNSSEDKSNRASPECIVVHENNDSPSKSLRPTRESTQSPAKAIRNRPASRIPHSPVRNRTPSRGNTPSPKHIANPQSSPKLAPKLPPTSRNTWGGRSAPNQAKAKTRPTVGADTFENPNKSPKAKPKAPQNEAFKRNSPLRASSATLRSPTHQKALSPLLEQILRSAESAKDDASVLEKMKEIIRSYSKGEDSISRTSSKDSDYADFTSAWVMSDGKLERSTSTRQLAAPRKDPRTGASRIPAPVSLGCRRSTSTSQFP; translated from the exons CACGCTAACGCCGTACGCGAATCAGCTAGACTCATCCTTGACGCACCTGCTCCTGAATCTGATGATGCCTTGACCCTAGCGAAGGCGCTGCGTTCTAGACCACCAGTCAACATGCTCCCTGCTGCTAAAGCAGGAACGTTTTTTGCAAGAGATAATTTATCAAACTTTATTGACTGGTGTCGCAGAGCACTCGGTATTTTGGAGTGCCTTTTATTCGAAACCGACGATCTATGTCTTCGTAAAAACGAAAAGCACGTCGTTTTATGTCTTTTAGAAGTAGCCAGGAAAGGAGCCGTTCTTGGAATGCCAGCTCCTCTCCTCGTACAAATGGAGAAGCAAATCGAAAGAGAATTGGCTGGGGAAGAATTAAGACCGGATGATTCAGCTCTAGGCCTTGTACCCTCCGGCCCTCAGCCGCAGCTGGTGACAAATGACTTGAGGAGTCTTGACGAGAGAGTAAGAGATTTGGTTGAGAGGTGCTCCTGCCCCACTCAGTTTCCTATGGTGAGAGTCTCCGAGGGCAAATACAGAATTGGAGATACGAGGCTTCTGATTTTCGTCAGG ATTTTACGCTCCCATGTCATGGTTCGCGTTGGTGGTGGCTGGGATACACTGGCCCACTATCTGGACAAACATGACCCTTGCCGCTGCCGTGCTCAGCATAGAACATCCCTCTCAGCCCGCTTGGCTAGACCCAAGCAGGATCTTGCTGGAGCTACTGTTACATACGAACGTTCCGACCCTAGCCAAACATCCCAGCCATGCAAAgattataaagaaacaaagaatTATGAGCCAATGTCGCTCCAATACTCTTCCAAATTATACAGTGACGATCCTAGAGCTGGTCATTACCAATCCAACTGCAAACTGGACGCTCCTACAAGTTTACCATATTTAGGAGCTATGGATCGTGCTGCCTCCCCAAATAGAAAGATTCTGCAAAGAAACAATAGCCCTGGCCGGCATTCCTCCTCTCCAGATCGCAGAACTAAGATCGTGACCACAAACCATTTGGTGCCTACGCCTCATGGcgtaagaaataaaagtcCGCGCCCCCTGTCTCCTGCTCCGGCAGCGGAAAGCGCTTCAGACAACGGGTCCGAGGTCTCTGACGAAGGTTACAGAAGCCTGGGAGTGGTAGCCGGCTCTACTCAAGGGTCGCCATCAAACAAAACAGCAAATCGATACTCACTGCACAGTCAGAATTCCATGGATGACGCTGATTTTAGTG agcGTCTCGACGAGGACGGCTGTCAAATAGATAAAAACGAACGAGTTGATGACTACGTCAGCCTCAATACTGGATTGCGCAAGACAGATTTCTCTGACACATTCTACGGCAGCAGGAAGAACAGCTCAGAAGACAAATCCAACAGAGCCAGTCCTGAATGTATAGTAGTACACGAAAACAACGACTCACCGAGCAAGAGCCTAAGACCGACACGAGAATCAACACAATCACCAGCGAAGGCAATCAGAAATAGACCTGCTAGCAGGATACCACACTCACCAGTTAGGAACAGAACACCAAGCAGAGGCAACACTCCCAGTCCCAAGCATATCGCTAATCCACAATCATCACCAAAATTGGCACCAAAATTACCACCTACCAGCCGGAACACATGGGGAGGAAGATCAGCTCCAAATCAAGCCAAAGCCAAAACACGGCCAACTGTCGGAGCGGATACTTTTGAAAATCCCAACAAATCTCCAAAAGCGAAGCCAAAAGCTCCGCAAAATGAGGCCTTTAAACGGAACTCGCCTCTTCGGGCGAGCAGTGCAACTTTAAGGTCTCCCACTCACCAAAAAGCTTTAAGCCCTCTGCTCGAACAGATCTTGAGATCTGCAGAATCAGCTAAAGATGACGCCTCCGTTTTGGAGAAGATGAAGGAAATAATTAGGTCTTATTCTAAAGGCGAGGACTCGATATCAAGAACGAGTTCAAAAGATTCTGACTACGCAGATTTCACGTCGGCTTGGGTGATGTCTGATGGAAAGTTAGAGAGATCTACAAGCACTAGGCAATTAGCTGCACCCAGGAAGGATCCAAGGACCGGTGCATCCAGGATACCGGCTCCTGTGTCGCTGGGCTGCCGACGGTCAACCTCTACCTCGCAGTTCCCTTGA
- the LOC116777444 gene encoding uncharacterized protein LOC116777444: MSKPSARNSKVCCDRYRKHFNAPNIYDNSFKKVKRVVISKKNICGSLREDETCSMGSLCHHKQNKVQKNTTKSDMTFIERYSCKKIVDCCKKCGDMNSDVNIANNESKVNKQDYGQNSRVAKEAMKTSTFKNIKDKKHIHQFYKNERFHESSDSFYPAEQTKCPSLKTIIEHPEKSCSTHTVFKIPSYDCGSEDDFLDPDNIDNIQKLKQFRTNNYFECHSAKSRIRTKDNASGLNHKCIYRFYLNDRLFPVPVYSDHHENVRCMECQLPLNIKDEQNSVNGTIQAKVKLNNEVQDMLLMLPVKNSLIIQERRKDAKKEEDSLCFGIIKLNLNGDSIFNRNKPDNSLALRYQKGYEEHSRRKEYNYQSPLNDDVIIV, translated from the coding sequence atgtccaAGCCAAGTGCGAGAAATTCTAAAGTTTGTTGTGATCGttatagaaaacattttaatgccCCCAATATCTATgataacagttttaaaaaagttaaaagagTTGTTAtttctaagaaaaatatttgcgGTTCATTAAGAGAAGATGAAACTTGTTCTATGGGTTCCTTATGTCaccacaaacaaaacaaagtacaaaaaaatacgacGAAGTCTGACATGACGTTCATTGAAAGATACTCTTGTAAAAAGATAGTAGACTGTTGTAAAAAATGTGGCGATATGAACTCCGATGTCAACATTGCAAATAATGAAAGCAAAGTCAACAAACAGGATTATGGACAAAACTCAAGGGTAGCAAAAGAAGCAATGAAGActtcaacatttaaaaatattaaagacaaaaaaCACATTcaccaattttataaaaatgaacgaTTTCATGAGTCATCCGACTCCTTTTATCCCGCTGAGCAAACTAAATGTCcatctttaaaaacaattattgagCATCCAGAGAAAAGTTGCAGTACACATACTGTTTTTAAGATTCCTTCTTATGATTGTGGGagtgaagatgattttttagACCCAGATAATATTgacaatatacaaaaattaaaacaatttaggaCTAACAACTATTTTGAATGTCACTCTGCTAAATCGAGAATACGCACCAAAGACAATGCTAGCGGTCTAAATCATAAATgcatatatagattttatttgaacGATAGACTGTTCCCTGTTCCTGTATACAGCGACCATCATGAAAATGTTCGCTGTATGGAATGTCAGTtgccattaaatataaaagatgagCAAAACTCTGTAAATGGCACTATACAAGCtaaagtgaaattaaataatgaagttCAAGACATGCTGCTTATGTTACCTgtgaaaaattctttaataatacaagAGAGGAGAAAAGATGCAAAAAAAGAGGAAGACAGCCTCTGTTTcggtataataaaactaaatttaaatggagACTCCATATTTAATAGGAATAAACCTGATAATTCTTTGGCCCTGAGATACCAGAAGGGTTATGAAGAACATTCTAGAAGAAAggaatataattatcaaagcCCTTTGAATGATGATGtcattatagtttaa
- the LOC116778035 gene encoding protein takeout-like: MFLFLVLSQLTLAAAENKLPENFIKCKRNDGTLNDCLKGAVPDALRKMVEGIPALSVPPLEPLFVSGMNIDSGAGPVTITQNYRNIKLHGLTDSILTTYKADLKHHRLRTESLTPKMEFIADYVMKGRILVLPIQGKGIANITMVNLVVKHDLIGEPVVKDGQTFMHIKDYRVKFIPEKVNLHFSNLFNGDKRLGDQMNIFLNENSDLVFNELKESYEKSLSSVFQDVTNKIFDKVPMNKIFIEN; the protein is encoded by the exons atgtttttatttttggtactAAGTCAGTTGACGTTAGCGGCCGCTGAGAATAAGTTGC CTGAAAActtcattaaatgtaaaaggAATGACGGGACACTCAACGATTGTCTGAAAGGCGCCGTCCCGGACGCACTAAGGAAGATGGTAGAAG GTATCCCAGCTCTGTCAGTGCCACCCCTGGAACCCCTGTTTGTGTCTGGTATGAACATCGACTCCGGAGCCGGCCCCGTCACCATAACTCAGAACTACCGCAACATCAAGCTACACGGACTCACCGACTCCATACTTACCACTTATAA AGCTGATCTCAAGCATCACCGCTTACGGACCGAATCTCTGACACCTAAAATGGAGTTTATAGCGGACTATGTGATGAAAGGCAGAATTCTTGTTTTGCCTATACAAGGAAAAGGAATCGCGAATATTACTATGG TGAATCTCGTCGTGAAGCACGATCTGATCGGCGAGCCAGTTGTCAAGGACGGGCAGACCTTCATGCACATCAAGGACTACAGAGTCAAGTTCATCCCAGAGAAGGTAAACCTTCACTTCTCCAACCTCTTCAACGGTGACAAGAGACTTGGAGACCAGATGAACAT attcCTCAACGAGAACTCTGATTTAGTCTTCAATGAGTTAAAAGAATCGTATGAGAAAAGTCTCAGCTCCGTATTCCAAGACGTCACCAACAAAATCTTCGACAAAGTACCCATGAACAAAATCTTTatcgaaaattaa
- the LOC116778034 gene encoding uncharacterized protein LOC116778034 isoform X2, translating to MFRIVTTCAVFLHLHIMVLSAKQQVQLSDSYLPVAMQVIAHLTDQMAFEVKDDVPKSTTAKPLDTTTAFHKPGLYAPASPPKPSERQKSNNYVLLPVEQNYQHTIIEPQEKKTEEPLLAAHNEEVSPLLEPPPNHPHQLLPYNPIKYPRSSDDEFNEENLQYLSPQIRDMIRMAKNPDDERLIDVWDGLRANPLEVSSRGKLSTSNLRLLLLYDLLSRDAKRQRLSDYSGFSPDVMKNLVESSDGGASEQLRFALSKMVERNDCGNDYANNRAKEMVVELAKAESKLSSELRYLQPLVYKF from the exons GTTCTATCAGCGAAGCAGCAGGTACAACTTTCAGATTCATATCTACCTGTGGCGATGCAGGTGATAGCGCACCTCACGGATCAGATGGCTTTTGAAGTAAAGGATGACGTGCCCAAGAGCACCACTGCCAAGCCCTT AGACACAACCACAGCATTCCACAAGCCTGGTCTTTATGCACCAGCTTCGCCTCCAAAACCATCAGAAAGACAAAAGAGCAATAACTACGTCCTTTTGCCTGTTGAACAAAACTATCAACATACTATCATAGAACCTCAAGAGAAGAAAACCGAAGAACCATTGTTAGCAGCGCATAATGAGGAAGTCAGCCCGTTATTGGAACCTCCTCCGAATCATCCCCATCAATTATTACCCTACAATCCCATCAAGTATCCACGAAGTTCAGATGATGAATTCAATGAGGAGAACCTTCAATATTTATCACCACAAATCAGGGACATGATCAGAATGGCAAAAAATCCCGATGATGAAAGATTGATAGATGTTTGGGATGGTCTAAGAGCTAATCCCCTGGAAGTATCATCAAGGGGGAAACTATCGACCTCCAACTTGAGATTGCTACTGCTTTACGATCTCTTAAGTAGAGACGCGAAGAGACAAAGGCTTTCTGACTACAgt GGATTTTCTCCTGACGTGATGAAGAACCTGGTAGAGTCTTCAGACGGAGGTGCCAGTGAACAACTCCGATTCGCGCTTTCCAAGATGGTGGAGAGAAACGACTGCGGTAACGACTACGCTAACAATAGAGCGAAAGAAATGGTTGTTGAACTGGCCAAGGCAGAATCTAAATTGTCTTCCGAGCTCAGATACCTGCAGCCTCTCGTATATAAGTTCTAA
- the LOC116778034 gene encoding uncharacterized protein LOC116778034 isoform X1: MFRIVTTCAVFLHLHIMVLSAKQQVQLSDSYLPVAMQVIAHLTDQMAFEVKDDVPKSTTAKPLYVTSDFFASLPNTGWRIRYGIARDTTTAFHKPGLYAPASPPKPSERQKSNNYVLLPVEQNYQHTIIEPQEKKTEEPLLAAHNEEVSPLLEPPPNHPHQLLPYNPIKYPRSSDDEFNEENLQYLSPQIRDMIRMAKNPDDERLIDVWDGLRANPLEVSSRGKLSTSNLRLLLLYDLLSRDAKRQRLSDYSGFSPDVMKNLVESSDGGASEQLRFALSKMVERNDCGNDYANNRAKEMVVELAKAESKLSSELRYLQPLVYKF; encoded by the exons GTTCTATCAGCGAAGCAGCAGGTACAACTTTCAGATTCATATCTACCTGTGGCGATGCAGGTGATAGCGCACCTCACGGATCAGATGGCTTTTGAAGTAAAGGATGACGTGCCCAAGAGCACCACTGCCAAGCCCTTGTATGTCACATCAGATTTTTTCGCAAGCTTGCCCAATACTGGCTGGCGGATAAGATATGGTATTGCAAG AGACACAACCACAGCATTCCACAAGCCTGGTCTTTATGCACCAGCTTCGCCTCCAAAACCATCAGAAAGACAAAAGAGCAATAACTACGTCCTTTTGCCTGTTGAACAAAACTATCAACATACTATCATAGAACCTCAAGAGAAGAAAACCGAAGAACCATTGTTAGCAGCGCATAATGAGGAAGTCAGCCCGTTATTGGAACCTCCTCCGAATCATCCCCATCAATTATTACCCTACAATCCCATCAAGTATCCACGAAGTTCAGATGATGAATTCAATGAGGAGAACCTTCAATATTTATCACCACAAATCAGGGACATGATCAGAATGGCAAAAAATCCCGATGATGAAAGATTGATAGATGTTTGGGATGGTCTAAGAGCTAATCCCCTGGAAGTATCATCAAGGGGGAAACTATCGACCTCCAACTTGAGATTGCTACTGCTTTACGATCTCTTAAGTAGAGACGCGAAGAGACAAAGGCTTTCTGACTACAgt GGATTTTCTCCTGACGTGATGAAGAACCTGGTAGAGTCTTCAGACGGAGGTGCCAGTGAACAACTCCGATTCGCGCTTTCCAAGATGGTGGAGAGAAACGACTGCGGTAACGACTACGCTAACAATAGAGCGAAAGAAATGGTTGTTGAACTGGCCAAGGCAGAATCTAAATTGTCTTCCGAGCTCAGATACCTGCAGCCTCTCGTATATAAGTTCTAA
- the LOC116777501 gene encoding uncharacterized protein LOC116777501, with amino-acid sequence MMKTSAIIFFGLLVQYSSSRGLPEESVVSVYTPPSSDVYHQIANNIAERITSPIYRFLGINRNSTTTTTTTSKPWDKIEILDDTSDKETKLSDSKTSETRDVEELTGDSPTKKEKPEKITLYSNYLPAKIELNDTINEISDTDEDDNFGFDDDDDEKETKRNTSPFIYVVELIGSLIQLVYGGIVAYFSTSSSNKTN; translated from the exons ATGATGAAGACCTCTGCGATTATATTTTTCGGGCTTTTG GTCCAGTACTCCTCCTCCCGCGGACTTCCAGAAGAGTCGGTGGTGAGCGTATATACACCGCCAAGCTCTGATGTCTATCACCAGATAGCAAATAACATTGCCGAGAGGATCACATCGCCAATATATAG atTCTTAGGAATTAACAGGAATTCAACAACCACAACAACGACGACAAGTAAACCTTGGGATAAAATAGAGATACTAGACGATACCAGTGACAAGGAGACGAAACTATCAGACAGTAAGACCTCAGAAACCAGAGACGTTGAAGAACTGACAGGTGACAGTCCAACAAAGAAAGAAAAACCAGAAAAGATAACCCTCTATTCAAATTATCTACCAGCGAAGATAGAGTTGAATGATACGATAAACGAAATTAGTGATACGGATGAAGATGATAACTTTGGCTTTgatgatgacgatgatgaAAAGGAAACGAAACGTAACACGTCACCATTTATATACGTGGTGGAATTAATAGGATCTCTCATACAACTAGTGTACGGTGGAATAGTTGCGTATTTCTCAACATCCtcgtcaaataaaacaaactaa